From one Triticum urartu cultivar G1812 chromosome 3, Tu2.1, whole genome shotgun sequence genomic stretch:
- the LOC125549152 gene encoding noroxomaritidine/norcraugsodine reductase-like — MAAAAASREERWSLAGKTALVTGGTKGIGRAIVEELAGFGVRVHTCARSDADVQERLRGWAADADAGRLSGRVTASACDVSVRGDREALMATARAELGGKLDILVNNAGQTFFMPATQSTAEDYARLMATNLESCFHLAQLAHPLLVAAGGGSMVNISSVASAIAYPVLSVYSATKAAMNQLSRNLAVEWASDGIRVNCVAPGGIRSDILQSSGIEVDMEALLAMGKKENERVALGRMGEPEEVASLVTFLCMPAASYVTGQVIYVDGGRTIAA; from the exons atggcagcagcagcagcaagcaGAGAGGAGCGGTGGAGCCTCGCCGGCAAGACGGCCCTCGTCACCGGCGGAACCAAAGGAATCGG GCGCGCGATCGTGGAGGAGCTCGCGGGGTTCGGCGTCCGGGTGCACACATGCGCCCGGAGCGACGCCGACGTGCAGGAGCGGCTGCGCGGGTGGGCCGCCGACGCCGACGCGGGGCGCCTGAGCGGGCGCGTCACGGCCTCCGCCTGCGACGTGTCCGTGCGCGGCGACCGGGAGGCGCTCATGGCCACGGCCCGCGCCGAGCTGGGCGGCAAGCTGGACATCCTCGTCAACAACGCCGGGCAGACCTTCTTCATGCCGGCCACGCAGAGCACGGCGGAGGACTACGCCCGGCTCATGGCCACCAACCTCGAGTCCTGCTTCCACCTCGCGCAACTCGCGCACCCGCTCCTCGTCGCCGCCGGGGGCGGCAGCATGGTGAACATCTCCTCCGTCGCCTCGGCCATCGCGTACCCGGTgctgtcggtgtactcggcgaccAAGGCGGCCATGAACCAGCTCAGCCGCAACCTCGCCGTCGAGTGGGCGAGCGACGGCATCCGCGTGAACTGCGTCGCGCCGGGGGGCATCCGGAGCGACATCCTCCAGAGCAGCGGCATCGAGGTTGACATGGAGGCGTTGCTGGCGATGGGGAAGAAGGAGAACGAGCGCGTCGCGCTGGGCCGCATGGGCGAGCCGGAGGAGGTTGCGTCGCTCGTCACGTTCCTGTGCATGCCGGCCGCGTCCTACGTCACCGGGCAGGTCATCTACGTCGACGGCGGCCGCACCATAGCGGCATAG